AGGTCACCGGCGGTCATGGAAAATCACGGTACATGCGAAGGTGAACGACCTTTATATCAAGTTCAAGGCCACCGTGAAACGTCCGTCGGGAAAATTCCGAAGCCTTCTTAATCTGGATAAATTACTCGTCGGACTGGATTCCAAATCGGAGTCTCGGATCCTCGTTCAACAACATCGGACTTTGAAATCCAGAATAATCAGCTTCGTAAAGAAACATTTCCGGCGTCGCCGATCGAAAACCGGTGTTGGCTTCAAAATGCCGGATCCATACCTAGTCGATGAAACTGAATATCAATCTTGGCGTTTGGGCCGCGCGGTGCGTAAGTTTTTTATATAGCGATTTTGATTGGAATGAGGAGTTTCAATTTACGTATTGTCGATTGATTTGCAGGAATCAAGTTGCGCGGCTGTTTTTGGTGTCGGATTGGGTTATTTGCTTGCGGAATTTGGCGCCAGCGCCGCAGTGAAGAGAGTCGGTATCATTCCTAGCTTGAGTTCCTTCTTACTTGTGTGcgttgttttatttgttttattgttcCACAAATCCAAGTTTCTTTGGGCAATGCTAATGGCTGTGCTTTCTCTTTTACTGCTAGAAATTGACAGATTTCTGGAACTTATAGATTTAGAGCAATTttggtaactttttttttttttttttttttttttttgtcatttgaatttattttaatatttgttttccTCGCAACACACGcaacaataatattaataaataattttcaacagTTCTTAGTTTATTACTACTTCAGCTTCAGGCTTCAATCCAAACATGAGCCCTTTCACGTTTGGCATTCCCAACCAGATTTGAAAACCAAACCAATTTCAGATGACATTAAGTCATTTAAAACCTTAAATGCCTCAAAAAGTATACCACTTTCTAGTAATGATTTTAAGGAAGACTTCTCGGTCAACTCGATGACTTCTATGAGAAAGACGATATAAAGATGTTCGAGTGCTTCCTACCGAAAACGACTAAGGAAAAAATATCAATgtctatttagtttttaaatttaataatgtctaataaattcttaaaatttttattttgtgtctagtaaattttccataaattttaaaattttaaatttagtagcttcattaatttttttatttattaaaagtagaACTTTTCccgactaaatttataattttaaaagttgaaagtccaaatatatacaaatttcACCAATTNaaatattgtcattttttggCTTTACCTTCCGAGCtacccctcaaagttttaaaacgcgtctattagggagagattttcataccgAGAATGTTTCactctcctctccaaccgagaaAGGAGAGGAAATCATAAGATCATAAAGACAATAGCAAGGAGGTGTGTGGTTGGCTTCATGTGCAAACGGTCGGAATGACGCTATGGACTTCCTCTTTACTGTCGAAGCCACTTTTGGGCTTTTAGTCCTGTGGGAGTAAACGAAAACACCCAACTTCTAATTGCATCTTGGACTCTGGAGTTTCATCTATAACCatcatatattaaaatctTCTACTATATCTTTTGATCCATCGGAACCCTTGAGGGCTCAACAAGGCCAGTTTGAGCCAACCCTTTGAGGGCTCGGTCAAGCCGATTCATGGCCGACCCTTTTGTGAGATAAGTAAAGTTATCGTCACTCCCTCCTCTCAATTTCGATTTAAACTAATCAAGTTACTTGTCGTTCAATATATCGTGAGTGACTATTCATCTTTTTATTGGAGAATCAGATTGAataggaaaatgaaaagaattagTCACAATTTGTGGAAAATCATAGTTACACTCGACTTAATTGGTgaaatttgtatatatttggactttcaacttttaaaattataaatttagtcggGAAAAGTtctacttttaataaataaaaaaattaatgaagctactaaatttaaaattttaaaatttatggaaaatttactagacacaaaataaaaattttaagaatttattagacattattaaatttaaaaactaaatagacATTGATATTTTTTCCTTAGTCGTTTTCGGTAGGAAGCACTCGAACATCTTTATATCGTCTTTCTCATAGAAGTCATCGAGTTGACCGAGAAGTCTTCCTTAAAATCATTACTAGAAAGTGGTATACTTTTTGAGGCATTTAAGGTTTTAAATGACTTAATGTCATCTGAAATTGGTTTGGTTTTCAAATCTGGTTGGGAATGCCAAACGTGAAAGGGCTCATGTTTGGATTGAAGCCTGAAGCTGAAGTAGTAATAAACTAAGAActgttgaaaattatttattaatattattgttgCGTGTGTTGCGAggaaaacaaatattaaaataaattcaaatgacaaaaaaaaaaaaaaaaaaaaaaaaaaaaaaaaaaaaaaaaaaaaaaaaaaaaaaaaaaaaaaaaaaaaaaaaaaaaNNNNNNNNNNNNNNNNNNNNNNNNNNNNNNNNNNNNNNNNNNNNNNNNNNNNNNNNNNNNNNNNNNNNNNNNNNNNNNNNNNNNNNNNNNNNNNNNNNNNNNNNNNNNNNNNNNNNNNNNNNNNNNNNNNNNNNNNNNNNNNNNNNNNNNNNNNNNNNNNNNNNNNNNNNNNNNNNNNNNNNNNNNNNaaaaaaaaaaaaaaaaaaaaaaaaaaaaagtggtggTGGGGCCCACTTGGGCGCGTGAGACTCCCCTTCCTCTActcttcctcttccatttgtttttatttttaatttcattttaaaattattaaatcagAAATACGTCAAGTGGGTCCCACCATCCGTTTCAACGTGGCCGTTCCTTACCTTCTCCCCACTCGCTCATCCAGCGGTCCAGATTCGTAGTCAAACACCTATC
This portion of the Cucurbita pepo subsp. pepo cultivar mu-cu-16 chromosome LG08, ASM280686v2, whole genome shotgun sequence genome encodes:
- the LOC111801019 gene encoding uncharacterized protein LOC111801019, with product MALGHRRSWKITVHAKVNDLYIKFKATVKRPSGKFRSLLNLDKLLVGLDSKSESRILVQQHRTLKSRIISFVKKHFRRRRSKTGVGFKMPDPYLVDETEYQSWRLGRAESSCAAVFGVGLGYLLAEFGASAAVKRVGIIPSLSSFLLVCVVLFVLLFHKSKFLWAMLMAVLSLLLLEIDRFLELIDLEQFW